The nucleotide sequence GTAAAGGCAAAACCACTTTGCTCAGCCCACTTAGAAACGATACTAAAACGAATACAAATAATGGCTGACAAGTAAGGTTTGTCTTTACCCAAAATAACTGCCTCACCAATAAATGATGAAAATTTCAGTTTGTTTTCAATATATTGCGGTGAGTATTGTGCACCGTTACTAGTACAAGCAAGATCTTTAATACGGTCAATTACCACCAAATGCCCTGACGGTTTAAAGTAACCAGCATCACCAGTTTGCATCCAGCCATCGATGACATCTTCGTCGTACGCTTTTTGGTTATTAAGATAACCGGTAAACATACCTACTGTTTTCGAGATAATTTCGCCAACACCGGCTTCATCAGTATTAATAACTTTGATTTCTGCATTGTCAAAAGCAAAACCGACACTGTCATAGTCAATATCACCTTCATGATGAATGGTGTAAGCACCACACATTTCAGTTTGACCATAAAGTTGGCGCAAAGGCACACCTATGGTTTGAAAAAATCGAAAGGTATCAGGCCCCATTGCGGCACCACCAGTTGCAGCTGATTTTAAAAATGAAAAACCTAGGCGATCACGTAACGCTTTCATTAATAAGATGTCAGCAAGCCATGACTTTTTGCCTTCAGCTTGGCTTTGTTCTGCTAGTTTCATCGCGTAATTAAACAATTTTCGTTTTAGCGGCGTTGAATCCATCATTCGCGCTTGTACATCAGCAAGAATGCCTTCCCAAACACGTGGTGCCAGTAGAACAAAGCTCGGTCCTATTTCACGTAAATCTGACATTAAGGTTTCTTGTTCTTCAACGAAGTTGACAATTTGGCGCGCGATCAACGCTTGCCCTACGGCATAAACTTGTTCCATGATCCAAGGTAATGGCAATACAGAAACATAGTTATCGCCTGGTTGACGAGGATCTGCTCTTAGGTAAGAGCTACAATGTTTAACGAAGTCGCCACCGTTTAACAACGCAATTTTTGGCTTAGATGTGGTGCCTGAGGTTGTGCAATAAATAGCAATTTCTTCAGGCGTTGTTGCCGCCGTTAGTTGCTGGTAGCGTTGTGGGTTTGCTTGTTCAATTTTCTGACCTAGTTTATAAACCGCATTAATATCAATCAGTCTTGAGTCTGAATATTTACGCATGCCTCTAGGGTCACAATAAACAATGAATTTTACGTTTGGAATATCATCACCTAACTCCAGTAACTTATCGCATTGTTCTTCATTTTCTGCAATAACGACGGTGGCACCGCTGCTATCAAGTAAATAAACCACTTCTTCATGCATAGAGTCTTGGTATATGCCAATGGAGTAACAACGCATAGCGTGTGCTGCAACTTCGCCCCAAACCCATTCAGGACGATTATCGCCTAACAGTGCTACAGCATCACCTTGGCTTATTCCCATATCCAGTAAACCTAAGGTCAACCATTTCACTCGGTTGTTGTAATCGTCCCAGGTAAATTCATTCCAAATACCAAATTCTTTTTCTCGCATCGCAATAACATCAGGCCAGTTATCCGCGTTGTGTTGTAAAATCTTTGGGAAGGTATTTAACGCGCCCATTTCAAAATCATTGTTAATTTGGGTGACAACAGCCATTAGCTTACCCCTTCTAATTTCACTTGTTGCTCAGCAGAGGTATCTTCATCATCCTCAAGCCCCAAGTAAGCTCGTTTAACATAAGGATCTGCCATAACCTCTTCAGGTAAGCCGCAAATCAGTTTTTTACCAAAGTCGAGTACCATCACTTCGTGGGAAATATCCATAACGACGCCCATGTCGTGCTCTATCATCACCACAGTGATGCCAAACTCTTCATTTAAATCAAGAATGTATCTAGCCATGTCTTCTTTTTCTTCTAGATTCATCCCTGCCATAGGTTCATCAAGTAGAATAAGTTTTGGATTAAGTGCCATCGCACGTGCAAGCTCAACGCGTTTACGTAGACCGTAAGATAAGGTACCCGCGATAGATTTTCGAATATGAGAAATTTCTAGAAAATCGATAACTTCTTCAACTTTACGACGATGTTCTAACTCTTCTTTTTGCGCTCCAGAAGCCCAATACAAAGGTCCCGTAAGCCAGTTATTCTTTAATAGGTGATGGCGGCCAACCATAATATTGTCAAGCACTGACATATGACCGAACAAAGCTAAATTCTGAAAAGTACGCCCCATGCCAAGATCTGCTCGATCGTTAGGACGTAGTGATGTGACATCTTGACCATCAAAAATAATATTGCCGCTGTTTGGACGATAGCGACCAGAAATGCAATTAAGCATTGAGGTTTTGCCCGCACCATTGGGGCCAATAATAGAAAAAACCGAGCCTTTTTTTACTGAAAAGCTAACATCTGTTAAGGCTTTAACACCGCCAAACGCGAGAGATATTTGCTCTATATTGAGTATTGTTGACGCTGTCATACCCAACCTCCTAAATTCAAGTGTGAGATAAAATTCATTACAACTTATGTTTTAAAAAAGAGAGAGGGCAAGCCCC is from Colwellia sp. Arc7-635 and encodes:
- a CDS encoding long-chain fatty acid--CoA ligase yields the protein MAVVTQINNDFEMGALNTFPKILQHNADNWPDVIAMREKEFGIWNEFTWDDYNNRVKWLTLGLLDMGISQGDAVALLGDNRPEWVWGEVAAHAMRCYSIGIYQDSMHEEVVYLLDSSGATVVIAENEEQCDKLLELGDDIPNVKFIVYCDPRGMRKYSDSRLIDINAVYKLGQKIEQANPQRYQQLTAATTPEEIAIYCTTSGTTSKPKIALLNGGDFVKHCSSYLRADPRQPGDNYVSVLPLPWIMEQVYAVGQALIARQIVNFVEEQETLMSDLREIGPSFVLLAPRVWEGILADVQARMMDSTPLKRKLFNYAMKLAEQSQAEGKKSWLADILLMKALRDRLGFSFLKSAATGGAAMGPDTFRFFQTIGVPLRQLYGQTEMCGAYTIHHEGDIDYDSVGFAFDNAEIKVINTDEAGVGEIISKTVGMFTGYLNNQKAYDEDVIDGWMQTGDAGYFKPSGHLVVIDRIKDLACTSNGAQYSPQYIENKLKFSSFIGEAVILGKDKPYLSAIICIRFSIVSKWAEQSGFAFTNYTNLSTLPEVYAKLAEEISRVNESLPDAQKIHKFLLLYKELDADDGELTRTRKVRRGVIADKYGDIISAIYDNKDVVDIDTTIAFQDGTKTRIQTQLKVTSLIANDQSSQAAIAQANIERRAS
- a CDS encoding ABC transporter ATP-binding protein, with amino-acid sequence MTASTILNIEQISLAFGGVKALTDVSFSVKKGSVFSIIGPNGAGKTSMLNCISGRYRPNSGNIIFDGQDVTSLRPNDRADLGMGRTFQNLALFGHMSVLDNIMVGRHHLLKNNWLTGPLYWASGAQKEELEHRRKVEEVIDFLEISHIRKSIAGTLSYGLRKRVELARAMALNPKLILLDEPMAGMNLEEKEDMARYILDLNEEFGITVVMIEHDMGVVMDISHEVMVLDFGKKLICGLPEEVMADPYVKRAYLGLEDDEDTSAEQQVKLEGVS